A genomic window from Astatotilapia calliptera chromosome 12, fAstCal1.2, whole genome shotgun sequence includes:
- the agpat9l gene encoding glycerol-3-phosphate acyltransferase 3-like, translating to MDDFWAGALWALKIWLYLVIILIMIPSMFGFSLGISEIYMTILVKTLEWATLNIQKANSDEGTLKPSSSNGLIQRENGSMEKELEELRRSRPKPPVGGDFTLSDCFYFTRQGIESIVDDEVTQRFTSEELVSWNLLTRTNNDFQYISLKLTLVYGLGIIVRYCILAPLRITLTIIGVSWLVIGTSAVGLLPNWRIKFWLSELVHVMCYRICARGLSATIRYHNRENKPKKGGICVANHTSPIDIVILCTDGCYAMVGQVHGGLMGIIQRAMVRSCPHVWFERSEMKDRHLVTKRLKDHVNDKKKLPILIFPEGTCINNTSVMMFKKGSFEIGTTIYPVAIKYDPKFGDAFWNSSKHSMVSYLLRMMTSWALVCNVWYLPAMHQQEGEDAVQFANRVKSAIAHQGGLVDLQWDGGLKRAKVKETFKEQQQKKYSNMVVRDDSSSNSD from the exons ATGGACGATTTCTGGGCGGGAGCCCTTTGGGCACTGAAGATTTGGCTGTACCTCGTAATCATCCTCATCATGATCCCATCCATGTTTGGATTCTCACTGGGCATTTCCGAGATCTACATGACCATACTGGTGAAAACCTTGGAG TGGGCCACTCTGAATATACAGAAAGCAAATTCAGATGAAGGAACACTCAAACCCTCCTCATCTAATG GTCTCATCCAAAGGGAAAATGGATCAATGGAGAAGGAGCTCGAGGAACTTCGACGAAGTCGCCCAAAACCACCAGTGGGGGGTGATTTTACACTAAGTGACTGTTTCTATTTCACCCGACAAGGGATTGAGAGTATTGTAGATGATgag GTGACCCAGCGGTTCACTTCTGAGGAGCTGGTGTCCTGGAACTTACTGACTCGCACCAACAATGATTTCCAGTACATAAGTCTGAAGCTGACGCTGGTCTATGGCCTTGGCATCATTGTGAGATACTGCATCCTTGCCCCCCTCAG AATAACGTTGACCATCATCGGTGTTAGCTGGTTGGTAATAGGAACATCTGCAGTTGGATTGCTTCCAAACTGGAG gataAAGTTCTGGCTCAGTGAGTTGGTCCACGTGATGTGTTACAGAATCTGTGCTCGAGGACTCTCTGCCACGATTCGCTATCACAACAG ggaaaacaaacccaaaaaaggAGGAATCTGTGTTGCCAATCATACTTCTCCGATTGACATTGTGATTCTGTGCACAGATGGCTGCTATGCTATG GTGGGTCAGGTCCATGGAGGCCTGATGGGAATTATTCAGAGAGCCATGGTGAGATCCTGTCCTCATGTCTGGTTTGAGAGGTCAGAGATGAAAGATCGCCATCTAGTGACCAAAAG GTTGAAAGACCATGTGAACGACAAAAAAAAGCTTCCTATATTGATATTTCCAGAGG GAACTTGTATTAACAACACATCTGTCATGATGTTTAAAAAGGGAAGTTTTGAAATTGGAACAACAATATACCCAGTCGCCATTAAG TATGACCCAAAGTTTGGAGATGCTTTCTGGAACAGTTCCAAGCACAGCATGGTCAGTTACCTGCTGAGGATGATGACCAGCTGGGCCCTTGTATGCAATGTCTGGTACCTGCCAGCCATGCACCAACAG GAGGGTGAAGATGCTGTCCAGTTTGCCAACAGAGTGAAGTCAGCCATCGCTCACCAGGGAGGGCTGGTAGATCTGCAATG GGATGGAGGCCTCAAGAGGGCAAAGGTGAAGGAGACAttcaaagagcagcagcagaagaagtaCAGCAACATGGTGGTGAGAgatgacagcagcagcaacagcgaCTGA
- the LOC113034220 gene encoding myosin regulatory light chain 2, atrial isoform-like isoform X1: MASKKASNKRQRGGQKSSSNVFSMFEQSQIQEFKEAFGCIDQDRDGVIKKQDLKETYAQLGKLNVKEEELDEMLNEGKGPINFTVFLTLFGEKLSGTDPEDTILAAFKLFDPNGTGFVNKDEFRRLLMNQADKFTAEEVDQAFALAPIDPTGNIDYKSLCYIITHGDEKEES, from the exons ATG GCAAGCAAGAAAGCTTCCAACAAGAGGCAGAGGGGAGGACAGAAATCCTCCTCAAATgtcttttccatgtttgagcaGTCTCAGATACAGGAGTTCAAGGAG GCGTTTGGTTGCATTGACCAAGACAGAGACGGTGTTATCAAAAAACAGGACCTGAAGGAAACTTATGCACAACTGG GGAAGCTAAATGTCAAAGAGGAGGAGTTGGATGAAATGTTGAATGAAGGGAAGGGTCCCATCAACTTTACTGTATTTCTGACACTTTTTGGGGAGAAACTTAGTG GTACTGATCCTGAAGACACCATACTAGCAGCCTTCAAACTTTTTGACCCCAATGGAACAGGCTTTGTTAATAAGGATGA aTTTAGACGACTACTGATGAATCAGGCTGATAAATTCACAGCAGAGgag GTGGATCAGGCCTTCGCTCTCGCTCCCATAGATCCAACTGGAAACATTGACTACAAGTCTCTCTGCTACATCATCACACATGGAGATGAGAAGGAAGAATCATGA
- the LOC113034220 gene encoding myosin regulatory light chain 2, atrial isoform-like isoform X2 — protein sequence MAVYYRRVGDKITQAIHKTLHHHLDWSNPTFRHGKPASKKASNKRQRGGQKSSSNVFSMFEQSQIQEFKEAFGCIDQDRDGVIKKQDLKETYAQLGKLNVKEEELDEMLNEGKGPINFTVFLTLFGEKLSGTDPEDTILAAFKLFDPNGTGFVNKDEFRRLLMNQADKFTAEEVDQAFALAPIDPTGNIDYKSLCYIITHGDEKEES from the exons ATGGCAGTCTATTATAGGAGGGTAGGAGATAAGATAACACAGGCTATACATAAAACCCTCCATCATCACCTGGATTGGAGTAATCCTACATTCAGACATGGTAAGCCA GCAAGCAAGAAAGCTTCCAACAAGAGGCAGAGGGGAGGACAGAAATCCTCCTCAAATgtcttttccatgtttgagcaGTCTCAGATACAGGAGTTCAAGGAG GCGTTTGGTTGCATTGACCAAGACAGAGACGGTGTTATCAAAAAACAGGACCTGAAGGAAACTTATGCACAACTGG GGAAGCTAAATGTCAAAGAGGAGGAGTTGGATGAAATGTTGAATGAAGGGAAGGGTCCCATCAACTTTACTGTATTTCTGACACTTTTTGGGGAGAAACTTAGTG GTACTGATCCTGAAGACACCATACTAGCAGCCTTCAAACTTTTTGACCCCAATGGAACAGGCTTTGTTAATAAGGATGA aTTTAGACGACTACTGATGAATCAGGCTGATAAATTCACAGCAGAGgag GTGGATCAGGCCTTCGCTCTCGCTCCCATAGATCCAACTGGAAACATTGACTACAAGTCTCTCTGCTACATCATCACACATGGAGATGAGAAGGAAGAATCATGA
- the LOC113034219 gene encoding myosin regulatory light chain 2, atrial isoform-like, giving the protein MAVYYRRVGDKITQAIHKTHLASSPGWEPTFIHSDMASKKASNKRQRGGQKSSSNVFSMFEQSQIQEFKEAFGCIDQDRDGVIKKQDLKETYAQLGKLNVKEEELDEMLNEGKGPINFTVFLTLFGEKLNGTDPEDTILAAFKPFDPNGTGFVNKDEFRRLLMNQADKFTAEEVDQAFALAPIDPTGNIDYKSLCYIITHGDEKEES; this is encoded by the exons ATGGCAGTCTATTATAGGAGGGTAGGAGATAAGATAACACAGGCTATACATAAAACCCACCTAGCATCATCGCCTGGCTGGGAGCCCACCTTCATTCATTCAGACATG GCAAGCAAGAAAGCTTCCAACAAGAGACAGAGGGGAGGACAGAAATCCTCCTCAAATgtcttttccatgtttgagcaGTCTCAGATACAGGAGTTCAAGGAG GCGTTTGGTTGCATTGACCAAGACAGAGACGGTGTTATCAAAAAACAGGACCTGAAGGAAACTTATGCACAACTGG GGAAGCTAAATGTCAAAGAGGAGGAGTTGGATGAAATGTTGAATGAAGGGAAGGGTCCCATCAACTTTACTGTATTTCTGACACTTTTTGGGGAGAAACTCAATG GTACTGATCCTGAAGACACCATACTAGCAGCCTTCAAACCTTTTGATCCTAATGGGACAGGCTTTGTTAATAAGGATGA atttagacGACTACTGATGAATCAGGCTGATAAATTCACAGCAGAGGAG GTGGATCAGGCCTTCGCTCTCGCTCCCATAGATCCAACTGGAAACATTGACTACAAGTCTCTCTGCTACATCATCACACATGGAGATGAGAAGGAAGAATCATGA
- the gck gene encoding hexokinase-4 isoform X1, with amino-acid sequence MEKVDQILSEFRLNKEDLKEIMKRMQREMERGLRLETHEEASVKMLPTYVCSTPEGSEVGDFLALDLGGTNFRVMLVKVGEDEERSFKVETKNQMYSIPEDAMTGTAEMLFDYIAECMSDFLDKHHIKHKKLPLGFTFSFPVRHEDIDKGILLNWTKGFKASGAEGNNVVGLLRDAIKRRGDFEMDVVAMVNDTVATMISCYYEDRSCEVGMIVGTGCNACYMEEMRTVELVEGEEGRMCVNTEWGAFGDNGELEDFRLEYDRVVDEASINPGQQLYEKLISGKYMGELVRLVMMKLVNEDLLFNGEASELLKTRGSFETRYVSQVESDTGDRKQIYNILSSLGVLPSELDCDIVRLVCESVSTRSAHMCATGLAGVINLMRERRSEEAMKITVGIDGSVYKLHPCFRDRFHKVVRDLTPHSDITFIQSEEGSGRGAALISAVACKMATNLFAD; translated from the exons ATGGAAAAG GTGGACCAGATCCTGTCCGAGTTCAGGCTGAATAAAGAAGACCTGAAAGAGATCATGAAGAGGATGCAGCGTGAAATGGAGAGAGGATTGCGTTTGGAGACACATGAAGAGGCTAGCGTTAAAATGCTTCCAACTTATGTCTGCTCCACCCCTGAAGGATCAG AGGTTGGTGATTTCTTGGCTCTGGACCTGGGAGGCACAAACTTCCGTGTGATGCTTGTGAAAGTGGGTGAAGACGAAGAGAGGAGCTTCAAGGTTGAAACAAAGAACCAAATGTACTCCATTCCTGAAGATGCCATGACTGGGACTGCTGAAATG CTATTCGACTACATAGCAGAGTGTATGTCAGATTTCTTGGACAAACACCACATCAAGCACAAGAAGCTTCCTCTGGGTTTCACGTTCTCCTTTCCAGTACGACATGAGGACATTGACAAG GGAATCCTGCTTAACTGGACCAAAGGCTTCAAGGCCTCCGGTGCAGAAGGGAACAATGTTGTGGGTTTACTCAGAGACGCCATCAAGAGACGAGGG GACTTTGAGATGGAtgtggttgccatggtgaatgACACAGTTGCCACGATGATTTCCTGCTATTATGAAGATCGCAGCTGTGAAGTCGGGATGATTGTTG GTACTGGTTGCAATGCATGTTACATGGAGGAAATGAGGACTGTGGAGCTGGTTGAAGGGGAGGAGGGCCGGATGTGTGTGAACACAGAATGGGGGGCTTTCGGAGACAACGGGGAGCTAGAGGACTTTAGACTGGAGTACGACAGAGTGGTGGACGAAGCCTCAATTAACCCCGGACAGCAGCT ATATGAGAAGCTTATCAGTGGGAAGTACATGGGTGAACTGGTGAGGCTTGTTATGATGAAGCTAGTAAATGAAGACCTGCTGTTTAATGGTGAAGCCTCAGAGCTGCTGAAGACACGTGGAAGCTTTGAGACACGCTATGTCTCACAGGTGGAGAG tgacaCTGGGGATAGAAAACAAATCTACAACATCCTGTCCTCGCTGGGAGTTCTGCCCTCAGAGCTTGACTGTGACATTGTGCGTCTGGTCTGCGAGAGTGTTTCCACTCGCTCTGCTCACATGTGCGCCACAGGGCTCGCTGGTGTCATCAACCTGATGCGGGAGAGACGCAGCGAGGAAGCCATGAAGATCACAGTGGGCATCGATGGATCTGTCTACAAGTTGCACCCATG TTTCCGTGACAGGTTCCACAAAGTCGTCAGGGACCTAACACCTCACTCTGATATCACCTTCATCCAGTCAGAGGAGGGGAGCGGTCGTGGAGCTGCTCTTATCTCAGCAGTGGCCTGTAAAATGGCTACAAATCTGTTCGCGGATTAA
- the gck gene encoding hexokinase-4 isoform X2, translating into MPCVSVQLDQMVKLPSSYDSVVDKVIAVDQILSEFRLNKEDLKEIMKRMQREMERGLRLETHEEASVKMLPTYVCSTPEGSEVGDFLALDLGGTNFRVMLVKVGEDEERSFKVETKNQMYSIPEDAMTGTAEMLFDYIAECMSDFLDKHHIKHKKLPLGFTFSFPVRHEDIDKGILLNWTKGFKASGAEGNNVVGLLRDAIKRRGDFEMDVVAMVNDTVATMISCYYEDRSCEVGMIVGTGCNACYMEEMRTVELVEGEEGRMCVNTEWGAFGDNGELEDFRLEYDRVVDEASINPGQQLYEKLISGKYMGELVRLVMMKLVNEDLLFNGEASELLKTRGSFETRYVSQVESDTGDRKQIYNILSSLGVLPSELDCDIVRLVCESVSTRSAHMCATGLAGVINLMRERRSEEAMKITVGIDGSVYKLHPCFRDRFHKVVRDLTPHSDITFIQSEEGSGRGAALISAVACKMATNLFAD; encoded by the exons ATGCCTTGTGTCAGCGTTCAACTCGACCAGATGGTGAAGTTGCCTAGTAGCTACGACTCTGTGGTTGATAAAGTCATCGCG GTGGACCAGATCCTGTCCGAGTTCAGGCTGAATAAAGAAGACCTGAAAGAGATCATGAAGAGGATGCAGCGTGAAATGGAGAGAGGATTGCGTTTGGAGACACATGAAGAGGCTAGCGTTAAAATGCTTCCAACTTATGTCTGCTCCACCCCTGAAGGATCAG AGGTTGGTGATTTCTTGGCTCTGGACCTGGGAGGCACAAACTTCCGTGTGATGCTTGTGAAAGTGGGTGAAGACGAAGAGAGGAGCTTCAAGGTTGAAACAAAGAACCAAATGTACTCCATTCCTGAAGATGCCATGACTGGGACTGCTGAAATG CTATTCGACTACATAGCAGAGTGTATGTCAGATTTCTTGGACAAACACCACATCAAGCACAAGAAGCTTCCTCTGGGTTTCACGTTCTCCTTTCCAGTACGACATGAGGACATTGACAAG GGAATCCTGCTTAACTGGACCAAAGGCTTCAAGGCCTCCGGTGCAGAAGGGAACAATGTTGTGGGTTTACTCAGAGACGCCATCAAGAGACGAGGG GACTTTGAGATGGAtgtggttgccatggtgaatgACACAGTTGCCACGATGATTTCCTGCTATTATGAAGATCGCAGCTGTGAAGTCGGGATGATTGTTG GTACTGGTTGCAATGCATGTTACATGGAGGAAATGAGGACTGTGGAGCTGGTTGAAGGGGAGGAGGGCCGGATGTGTGTGAACACAGAATGGGGGGCTTTCGGAGACAACGGGGAGCTAGAGGACTTTAGACTGGAGTACGACAGAGTGGTGGACGAAGCCTCAATTAACCCCGGACAGCAGCT ATATGAGAAGCTTATCAGTGGGAAGTACATGGGTGAACTGGTGAGGCTTGTTATGATGAAGCTAGTAAATGAAGACCTGCTGTTTAATGGTGAAGCCTCAGAGCTGCTGAAGACACGTGGAAGCTTTGAGACACGCTATGTCTCACAGGTGGAGAG tgacaCTGGGGATAGAAAACAAATCTACAACATCCTGTCCTCGCTGGGAGTTCTGCCCTCAGAGCTTGACTGTGACATTGTGCGTCTGGTCTGCGAGAGTGTTTCCACTCGCTCTGCTCACATGTGCGCCACAGGGCTCGCTGGTGTCATCAACCTGATGCGGGAGAGACGCAGCGAGGAAGCCATGAAGATCACAGTGGGCATCGATGGATCTGTCTACAAGTTGCACCCATG TTTCCGTGACAGGTTCCACAAAGTCGTCAGGGACCTAACACCTCACTCTGATATCACCTTCATCCAGTCAGAGGAGGGGAGCGGTCGTGGAGCTGCTCTTATCTCAGCAGTGGCCTGTAAAATGGCTACAAATCTGTTCGCGGATTAA
- the ykt6 gene encoding synaptobrevin homolog YKT6, producing the protein MKLYSLSILYKGATKSNLLKAAYDLSSFSFFQRSSIQEFMTFTSALIVERTSQGTRASVKEQEYLCHVYVRNDNLGAVVIADTEYPQRVCFTLLDKVLEEFSRQVDSIDWPSGNPDTINYKALDIHLSKYQNPREADAMTKVQAELDETKIILHNTMESLLERGEKLDDLVAKSEHLGNQSKAFYKTARKQNSCCEIM; encoded by the exons ATGAAGCTCTACAGTCTCAGCATCCTCTACAAAGGAGCGACCAAATCCAATCTTCTCAAAGCGGCCTACGACCTGTCCTCCTTCAGTTTCTTTCAGCGCTCCAG CATTCAGGAGTTCATGACCTTCACCAGTGCCTTGATTGTTGAACGAACATCTCAAGGAACCCGTGCCTCTGTCAAAGAACAAG agtaCCTGTGCCATGTGTATGTGAGAAATGACAATTTGGGTGCTGTAGTCATCGCAGATACTGAATATCCACAGAGAGTCTGTTTCACATTGCTTGACAAG gtatTAGAGGAGTTCTCTAGGCAAGTGGACAGTATAGACTGGCCTTCTGGTAATCCTGACACCATTAACTACAAAGCCCTTGACATTCACCTCTCTAAATACCAG AACCCCAGGGAAGCTGATGCAATGACCAAAGTGCAGGCAGAGCTGGATGAGACAAAGATCATTTTG CACAACACCATGGAAAGTCTGCTGGAAAGAGGAGAGAAACTGGATGATCTTGTGGCAAAGTCGGAGCATCTGGGAAACCAGTCTAAAGCCTTCTACAAGACT GCACGGAAACAGAACTCTTGCTGTGAAATCATGTGA